A single region of the Fusobacterium varium genome encodes:
- the deoD gene encoding purine-nucleoside phosphorylase, with protein sequence MTPHNQAKLGEIAKNVLMPGDPLRAKFIAETFLTNVKQVNSVRNMLAFTGEYKGKEITVMASGMGMPSIGIYSYELYSVYGVENIIRVGSAGAYSGDLKVYDVVLADSAWSESSYAHTQNGYDKDIILPSEELNEKIKDAAKRLEIPLHVSRIHSSDVFYREGEPNYYKTLCEEKGVSCVEMESFALFHNARVLGKKAACLLTISDSFVTKEVTTAEERQTAFVNMMKVALETFC encoded by the coding sequence ATGACACCACATAATCAAGCAAAATTAGGAGAAATAGCAAAAAATGTACTTATGCCAGGAGATCCATTAAGAGCAAAGTTTATAGCAGAAACTTTTTTAACAAATGTAAAACAAGTAAACTCTGTTAGAAATATGTTAGCTTTTACTGGAGAGTATAAAGGTAAAGAGATAACAGTTATGGCATCAGGAATGGGAATGCCATCAATAGGAATCTACTCTTATGAACTATACTCAGTTTATGGAGTTGAAAATATAATTCGTGTAGGATCAGCAGGAGCTTATTCAGGAGATCTAAAAGTTTATGATGTAGTATTAGCTGATAGTGCATGGAGTGAATCATCTTATGCACACACTCAAAATGGTTATGATAAGGATATTATATTACCAAGTGAAGAGTTAAATGAAAAGATAAAAGATGCTGCAAAGAGATTAGAAATTCCTCTACATGTTAGTAGAATCCATTCAAGTGATGTTTTCTATAGAGAGGGAGAACCTAATTATTATAAAACTCTTTGTGAAGAAAAAGGAGTTTCTTGTGTAGAGATGGAAAGTTTTGCTCTTTTCCACAATGCAAGAGTTTTAGGAAAAAAAGCAGCTTGCCTTTTAACAATATCAGATTCTTTTGTAACTAAAGAGGTAACAACAGCAGAGGAGAGACAAACAGCTTTTGTTAATATGATGAAAGTGGCATTAGAAACTTTTTGTTAA
- the cdd gene encoding cytidine deaminase has product MVKYNDILSRAYKAMENAYAPYSNFFVGACVKTKDGNYFIGANVENASYGLTNCAERNAIFQAYSNGYRQDDIEAIAIVGKGNTLITPCGACRQVLVELLKRDTPIVLGTKDEVVVTNIEELMPMSFTSDSL; this is encoded by the coding sequence ATGGTAAAATATAATGATATCTTATCGAGAGCTTATAAAGCAATGGAAAATGCTTATGCTCCTTACTCAAATTTCTTTGTAGGAGCTTGTGTAAAAACAAAAGATGGAAATTATTTTATAGGTGCAAATGTTGAAAATGCTTCATATGGGCTTACAAATTGTGCAGAGAGAAATGCCATATTTCAAGCATATTCAAATGGATATCGTCAAGATGATATAGAGGCAATAGCTATAGTAGGAAAGGGAAATACTTTGATAACTCCATGTGGAGCATGTAGACAAGTATTAGTAGAACTTTTAAAAAGAGATACTCCAATAGTGTTAGGAACAAAAGATGAAGTTGTTGTAACAAATATTGAAGAGCTTATGCCTATGTCTTTTACAAGTGATAGTTTATAA
- a CDS encoding phosphopentomutase produces MKRYKRIFTVVIDSLGIGAMDDAEKYGDIGVNTLGHIAESVDRLNIPNLQKLGIANLCKLKNIEPVAKPLGYYGELKETSVGKDTMTGHWEMMGLNIDKPFQTFTETGFPKELIDELEKRFGHKIVGNKSASGTEILDEYGEHEIATGDVIVYTSADSVLQICGNEETMGLETLYKYCEIARELTMRDEWKVGRVIARPYVGRKKGEFKRTSNRHDYALKPYGRTTLNVLKDSNFDVISVGKINDIFDGEGITESNKSKSSVHGMEQTIEIADRDFKGLCFVNLVDFDALWGHRRNPKGYAEELEKFDLNLGVLLGKLKEDDLLIITADHGNDPTYTGTDHTRERVPFLAYSPSMKESGKLETADTFAVIGATIADNFEVEMPENTIGTSILEKLI; encoded by the coding sequence GTGAAAAGATATAAGAGAATTTTTACAGTTGTTATAGATTCATTGGGAATAGGGGCTATGGACGATGCTGAAAAATATGGAGATATAGGGGTAAATACTCTTGGACATATAGCTGAATCAGTAGATAGATTAAATATTCCAAATTTACAAAAATTAGGGATAGCAAATCTATGTAAATTAAAAAATATAGAGCCAGTTGCTAAACCTTTAGGTTACTATGGAGAGTTAAAAGAAACAAGTGTAGGAAAAGACACAATGACAGGGCATTGGGAAATGATGGGGCTTAACATAGATAAACCTTTTCAAACATTTACAGAAACAGGTTTTCCAAAAGAGTTAATAGATGAGCTAGAAAAAAGATTCGGACACAAAATAGTAGGAAACAAATCAGCCAGTGGTACTGAAATATTAGATGAGTATGGAGAACATGAGATTGCAACTGGAGATGTAATAGTATATACAAGTGCAGACTCTGTACTTCAAATTTGTGGAAATGAAGAGACAATGGGACTTGAAACTCTTTACAAGTATTGTGAAATTGCTAGAGAGCTTACAATGAGAGATGAATGGAAAGTTGGAAGAGTAATAGCAAGACCATATGTTGGTAGAAAAAAAGGTGAGTTTAAGAGAACAAGCAATCGTCATGATTATGCTCTAAAACCTTATGGAAGAACAACTTTAAATGTACTTAAAGATAGTAATTTTGATGTTATTTCAGTAGGAAAAATAAATGATATTTTCGATGGTGAGGGAATAACAGAATCAAATAAATCAAAAAGTTCTGTTCATGGAATGGAACAAACTATAGAGATAGCAGATAGAGATTTTAAAGGATTATGTTTTGTAAATCTTGTTGACTTTGATGCTCTATGGGGGCATAGAAGAAATCCTAAAGGGTATGCAGAGGAATTGGAAAAATTTGATCTGAACTTGGGAGTTTTACTTGGAAAATTAAAAGAGGATGATCTGTTAATAATAACAGCAGATCATGGAAATGACCCTACCTATACAGGAACAGATCATACAAGAGAGAGAGTTCCATTTTTAGCTTATTCACCTTCAATGAAAGAGTCTGGTAAATTAGAGACTGCTGACACATTTGCAGTTATTGGAGCTACTATAGCAGATAATTTTGAAGTTGAGATGCCAGAAAATACTATTGGAACATCTATATTAGAAAAATTAATTTAA
- a CDS encoding NupC/NupG family nucleoside CNT transporter produces MRIIVNILGIVLVLVALYLYSSARKSIKKEVILKALVAQFVIAFLLVKFPLGRAVVSKVSDVVTMVLNYGQDGIGFVFGSLANPGNATGFIFAISVLCNIIFLSSLVAALYYLGILGWVVKIIGKGVGKLLGTTQVESFVAVANMFLGQTESPILIAKYLNFMTESEIMVVLISGMGSMSATIIGGYVALGIPMESLLIASALVPMGSIAISKIILPELEETQKISDVRMDNKGKNENLIDAITEGAQNGLASALAIGASLIAVISIVALINGVLGNFNLTLEKIFAYIFSPIGFLMGLTGEDMRLAGELLGSKLVMNEFIAFQKLGTVLSQLSERTGLILSISLAGFANFSSMGICIAGISALCPEKRGVLSKLVFRAMIGGFTVSVLSAMIVGLIMLF; encoded by the coding sequence ATGAGAATAATAGTTAATATATTAGGAATAGTTTTAGTACTTGTAGCTCTTTACCTTTATTCAAGTGCTAGAAAGTCAATAAAAAAAGAGGTTATTTTAAAAGCGTTAGTGGCTCAATTTGTTATTGCCTTTCTTTTAGTTAAATTTCCTTTAGGTAGAGCAGTTGTATCTAAAGTGTCAGATGTAGTTACAATGGTATTAAACTATGGGCAAGATGGAATAGGATTTGTGTTTGGATCACTTGCAAATCCTGGAAATGCAACAGGATTTATTTTTGCAATTTCAGTTTTGTGTAACATAATATTTTTATCATCTTTAGTTGCGGCATTATATTACTTAGGAATTTTAGGTTGGGTTGTTAAGATAATAGGAAAGGGAGTAGGAAAATTATTGGGAACTACTCAAGTAGAAAGCTTTGTTGCTGTGGCTAATATGTTTTTAGGACAAACTGAAAGTCCTATACTTATTGCTAAATATCTTAACTTTATGACTGAAAGTGAAATAATGGTAGTTTTAATATCAGGAATGGGAAGTATGTCAGCTACAATTATTGGAGGATATGTAGCATTGGGAATTCCTATGGAAAGCTTACTAATAGCTAGTGCATTAGTACCAATGGGAAGTATTGCAATTTCAAAAATTATTCTTCCAGAATTAGAAGAGACTCAAAAAATTTCTGATGTTAGAATGGATAATAAAGGAAAAAATGAGAACTTAATAGATGCGATTACAGAGGGAGCTCAAAATGGATTAGCTTCAGCTTTAGCAATAGGAGCTTCTCTAATAGCTGTAATAAGTATAGTTGCTCTTATTAATGGAGTTCTTGGAAACTTTAACTTAACTCTTGAAAAAATATTCGCATATATCTTCTCTCCAATAGGATTCTTAATGGGATTAACTGGAGAAGATATGAGACTTGCTGGAGAATTATTAGGAAGTAAGCTTGTAATGAATGAGTTTATTGCCTTCCAAAAATTAGGAACAGTTTTATCACAATTAAGTGAAAGAACAGGACTTATTCTATCAATATCACTTGCAGGATTTGCAAACTTCTCGAGTATGGGAATCTGTATAGCAGGAATTTCAGCACTTTGCCCAGAAAAAAGAGGAGTTCTTTCTAAATTAGTATTTAGAGCTATGATTGGTGGATTTACTGTAAGTGTTCTAAGTGCTATGATAGTTGGATTAATTATGTTATTCTAG
- a CDS encoding HD domain-containing protein produces MIISRIKQGLLYIFGRYNEKNNDIVKTILSNEEFEIFNSMSRYDKIHSFRLYNFLLKNEILKDDKIFLKLALLHDCGKKNPSLIKRMKKVLLGDRELENHSEDGFNKLKDTNYKLAILCREHHIKSKELKMQEFQKLDDK; encoded by the coding sequence ATGATAATAAGTAGAATAAAACAGGGATTATTATATATTTTTGGAAGATACAATGAAAAAAATAATGATATTGTAAAAACTATATTATCTAATGAGGAGTTTGAAATATTTAATTCTATGTCTAGATATGATAAAATTCACTCATTTAGATTGTATAATTTTTTATTGAAAAATGAGATTTTAAAAGATGATAAAATCTTTTTGAAACTTGCACTATTACATGATTGTGGAAAGAAAAATCCCTCTTTAATCAAGAGAATGAAAAAAGTTCTTTTAGGAGATAGAGAGCTTGAAAATCATAGTGAAGATGGATTTAATAAATTGAAAGATACAAATTATAAACTAGCTATTTTATGTAGAGAGCATCATATTAAAAGTAAAGAGCTAAAGATGCAAGAGTTTCAAAAATTAGATGATAAATAA
- the deoC gene encoding deoxyribose-phosphate aldolase: MDKKAILKMVDHTLLAQTATWEQIKEILDDSMTYDVASACIPASFVKRAKEYVGDKLPICTVIGFPNGYSTTAVKVFETEDAVKNGADEIDMVINIGDLKDKKYDDILQEIKAIHKACNGKILKVIIETCLLTEEEKIKMCEIVTESGAEFIKTSTGFSTSGAKFEDVALMKKYVGKDVKIKPAGGISSFEDAEKFVELGADRLGTSRLVKIIKG, from the coding sequence ATGGATAAAAAAGCAATACTAAAGATGGTTGATCATACTTTATTAGCTCAAACTGCAACTTGGGAGCAAATAAAAGAGATTTTAGATGATTCAATGACTTATGATGTAGCATCAGCATGTATTCCAGCATCTTTTGTAAAAAGAGCTAAGGAATATGTTGGAGATAAACTTCCTATCTGTACAGTAATAGGGTTTCCAAATGGATATAGTACAACAGCTGTAAAAGTTTTTGAAACTGAAGATGCTGTAAAAAATGGTGCTGATGAGATAGATATGGTTATCAATATTGGAGATCTAAAAGATAAAAAATATGATGATATTCTTCAAGAGATAAAAGCAATTCACAAAGCTTGTAATGGAAAGATATTAAAAGTAATAATTGAAACTTGTCTTTTAACTGAGGAAGAAAAAATAAAAATGTGTGAAATTGTTACTGAATCAGGAGCAGAATTTATAAAAACATCAACTGGATTCTCAACTTCAGGAGCTAAATTTGAAGATGTAGCTCTTATGAAAAAATATGTAGGTAAAGATGTTAAAATAAAACCTGCTGGAGGAATAAGCTCTTTTGAAGATGCAGAAAAATTTGTTGAACTTGGAGCAGATAGATTAGGAACAAGTAGACTTGTAAAAATAATAAAAGGTTAA
- a CDS encoding pseudouridylate synthase, which translates to MDIRAIEKTSKWGYMFYISYNGQKFHSFDEMAGKKSVKGIFREIMEKVGFSWAKGIQQAGRTDAKVSANENILYVSSNFNGDMENLKNSFNQLSTGDLKVTMVKKTFPNLVFPEMIEKREYIYSYPKKLIKNSEEEIEKLCSELSGTYDVSEFTDKKGLELKEHIREVKITYENGKLRFVGNSFMPKQVRIMSGYILTGKKEALMGKYLTLEKIYLKEELKNLILEKCEVEVENILEAERTLDKNLYIFYVKKGSKGEFIGKNGSNIKKLKKIYKNIIVREI; encoded by the coding sequence TTGGATATAAGAGCTATAGAAAAAACAAGTAAATGGGGGTATATGTTTTATATCTCATATAATGGACAGAAATTTCACTCTTTTGATGAGATGGCAGGGAAGAAAAGTGTAAAGGGTATTTTCAGAGAGATTATGGAAAAAGTAGGATTTTCATGGGCAAAGGGTATTCAGCAAGCTGGAAGAACAGATGCTAAAGTTAGTGCAAATGAAAATATACTTTATGTTAGTAGTAATTTTAATGGAGATATGGAAAATTTAAAAAATAGTTTTAATCAACTATCAACTGGGGATCTAAAAGTTACAATGGTAAAAAAGACATTTCCAAATCTTGTATTCCCAGAAATGATAGAAAAGAGAGAATATATCTATAGCTATCCTAAAAAATTAATAAAAAATTCAGAAGAAGAGATAGAAAAACTATGTAGTGAACTAAGTGGAACATATGATGTAAGTGAGTTTACTGATAAAAAAGGGCTAGAGCTAAAAGAGCATATTAGAGAGGTAAAAATTACCTATGAAAATGGGAAGTTGAGATTTGTAGGAAATTCATTTATGCCAAAACAAGTTAGAATAATGTCAGGATATATTTTAACAGGGAAAAAAGAGGCTCTTATGGGGAAATATCTGACTTTAGAAAAGATATATCTGAAAGAGGAGTTAAAAAATCTGATTTTAGAAAAGTGTGAAGTGGAAGTTGAAAATATTTTAGAGGCAGAGAGAACATTAGATAAAAACCTATATATTTTCTATGTAAAGAAAGGGAGCAAAGGGGAATTTATAGGAAAAAATGGAAGTAATATAAAAAAATTAAAGAAGATATATAAGAATATTATTGTGAGAGAGATATGA